The Novibacillus thermophilus genome segment AGTCGCCAAATGTCCTCATTGGAAACGCTATGTGGACGGAGACGTCATCATCGAAGGCCTTTGTTTAGTGTACAAAGCCACTTCTTGGAAAAAGGCTCGAATGGTGGTCGTCATCAGGAAAGCCGAACGCTACGATGGTGATCAACTCCAATTCGACTTTCTTTGGGATTACGAAGCAATCGTGACCAATTTGGATTGGGAGCCCATCGACATTTGGCGTTTTTACAATCAGCGCGCGTGCATGGAGAACTACATCAAAGAAGTGAAGCACGGCTTTTCGATTCACCGTATTCCGACAGATTCGTTTAAAGCCAATGAAATCGATCTGTTGCTGAAGCTGTTGGCCTACAATGTATTCGAGCGTTTTAAGATGGACTGCTGTGAACCGGTTCATCGCCGCTATACCATTGCACGATTTCGTAAGGAGTTTTTCCATGTCCCTGGTACGATCATCTATCGCAGTCGCCAAGTCATTCTAAAAATCGCGGCAGCCTTCCAAAATGAGTACAGTTGGCGGCGCATGGAAGAACGGGTGGTTCTCCTACAATAATGCCTATCCAAACTTTTACATGGAAATAACCGAGCCCGCTTGTGTGGGGAGGGGGAAAGTGTATCCCAAGAACAAGAAACCCCATCGAAAGGACAAGTTTAGTTTCCACTTTTACTGTTTGTTTCCATGTGGGTAATGCTAGAAATAGCTGATGTTATCCACATTCGAAATTCGGGCTAATACTTCTTCTTCAGTGTTTGTCAAAGATTGCAACTGATCGAACCGGTCTGTTTCGTATGGAGAGTTGAAGATGGGAAGACGTCTTCGACGTTCATAATCGATTACCACATTTTTTGCAATCTTTAAAATCCACGTTTTGGGGTGTGAACGCCCCTCAAAGTTGGCGTAATACTGCATAACCCGTAAAAACGTTTCTTGAACCAAGTCCTCAGATGCATGTCGATTACCTGTATGTCATCAGTATCATACCGTTTGAACATATTGATGATGCTTTTCATCAAGCAAATGATTCGAATCTAGGTTTGCAAGTTGGATTTTTCACGTCTGACCTCAATTTGGCAATGCGTGCAGCGTAAGAACTTAAATTTGGCGGCGTGATTATTAACGATGTATCGACGTATCGTGCTGATGTCATGCCTTACGGTGGCGTGAAAGATAGCGGGATAAAAACCCCGTAAGAGATACAGTCCTGACGTCATGATACTGGGGGTGGAGTTAGCGACCGCTCCGGGGATGACTGACCGATTGGCGTCAGAGGCGACAAAGCGACTCGCCGGTATCCCCATCAGCCATATGACCTTTCAACGTCTCGTCAAAGATGCAGGTCAAGCTCAGGCAGCGATGGATACGCGGAAACGGGATCAGATATTTGAAGACATCACCATCCCTGAAGCGCCATCTACCCAGCATTTGTACTGTGAAGCCGATGGCTTGTACTTTGGGAGAAGGGTTTTGCTGTTATCCGACATCGCTGGGATCTAACAGGATCCCATATCGCCATCAACGCGGATGCAGCGTCGTGGATCTCGACAGAACGCGTGGCGGAAATATTCTCGGAGGCGGCGTCCATCACCCATCAACTGGATCGCTTTCATGTAAAGCGGAGTATTCGCCGTGGATTAAGCCGTCAGCCTAAGCTGATCCCTTTACTGGAAGAGGCGATCACACAACAGAATCAAGATCGCTTTAAAGCGGCCATCGATACCGCCTTAGGGAATGCGGAAACCGAGGGCGAAGAAAAGCGAATCGAAGACATGAGAAAGTATCTGGAAGGGCATTGGGACTTACTGCGTGATTGGCGCGAGGTGAGCCCGAATAAGCCGGAAAACGCCCGAGGGATGGGCTGTATGGAATCGAATCAGAGGCGTTTGGCGTACCGGATGAAACGGAGAGGGATGTACTGGAGTGAAGCAGGAGCCGAAGCGGTGGCGAAAGTGCAACAGGGAATCGCCAATAGGACGTTGAAAGAGGCGGTGCTCACGGTGTGGCCCAATCGTCCGGTGACAAAAGCTACGGCGTCAGGCAAAAAAAGCAAGCAAACGAGATGCGATGGGCATTCACCACGGAAGGATTGAGGTTGGAGCCGCCTCGTCATCAAGTGCGATTGGACAGTTGAACAAGGTGATCAATCGTCTGTCTTCCGTCATCGCATAAAAGATATGACATCCCTAGTGGAGGTCAAAATGCATTTTGCCCTCCACTAGGGATCAAACAAGCGAAGCGCGTTAGGGGTCTGGCGACAAAAAATTAAGGCTTCTGATCCTTTTTCCTATAAGGTCGTCGAGTAAAACTTTACACATACATTCTACATTTTGGACTTGATACATTACATTTTTTAATGTTATTATAAAAATAAATTTAAATTTAGCTTATTGATCGACAACATAGCTATACCAAATTCCCTATATCGTGCTTTTCTACATACCTATACGTACTGTAATTAGGGTCTGCTGAATCATTCCTAAATAGCTATAGGGCGATTTAAGGTCCTTACAAGCCATCCGAAAAATGGGTAAAAAAGAACTCGTAATCCGTGTTCCAGGTTCATCACCAGGAATTGAAGGGCAATCACGGTCTCACTGGTTTGTTGAAGGCGTGCTTGAATGAGCCTCAGCCCATACTGGCGCTCACCTTCACCTAGTTTGCCTTCGATTGCGTTTCGTTCGGAGGCAGCGATCTTTTGTCATACATCTTGCTTTGTTGTCTGTACAACTCTTGGATGACCAGAAGTTGTTTGTATTGTGGCTTGGTAAGCAGACGGAGGCTGCTTTGCTCCGCCAGTTTGGCGATATGTTTCAAATTCCGCTCAAATGTAGCGAAGTTGCTGACCAATGGCTTTGCGAACGTTGCGTGTCCCCGGACGCTTTTGTTTGGCTACTTTCAGGTAATCCCGCCGAGCCTTCTGGCGGTACGTGCGGGACTTCTGCTTTTGACCACGGAAAGGGGCGTGCAGGGTATCGATGATGCCTTCCAGCTTTTCGCGCGCTTCGTTGAGCAGGGGCAGGTCCCCTATTTATGGTAACTTGCGATCTTAAAATACAAATAATTAAAGGAAACTGTGGACGAGGTGAATGTTTTGCTTAAAGAATGGAATATTTTGGTGTATGAGAGACCAAAGTATTTTTCGAGGATTTTCTTTGCAATATTATTTCTGTTAATTCTTATAAATATAAATTTAGGTATAGATTATACTGGTACTGATTTTAACGATGTGTTTTGGCTTTTATTTGGCTTAATGCTTGTGATTACTGCTTTAATCGTATGGATCAGTGTTTTTGTAGTATCGCTGTTTGTAACATTTTTAGTTAAAGCAATTTCAAAAAAAAATGTTGTGAACTTTCGTCACTTTTTCTGTTTAATTAGTTTAGCAAGTATTTTTCTTACTATTGGTGATATATGTGTAGTTTTATTAATAGGCGATATAAATTATCCTTATATTTTTAGAATTTTTAACCCGTTTTTTTTCCTTAGTTATTTAGTCATCTATCAATTCTTTATTAAAGCTTATAAATTAGTTCAAAAACAAGCTCTTCTGATCATATCTATTTTGGTGTTATTTCATGTCACCATAATAATTTTAGGAGGATGATCTAAATGTCAACTATAATCAAAAACAATCTAATGACAATTGTATATCTCTTTATGGGATCAATGTCTTTAGTGCTGTTAAATGTTTTTTCAGGAACGTTAGACTTTGAAATATCAAGAATATTAGGCGTCCCGATGGGTGTTGCACTAGGGTATGTTGGAGCTGCTTATGCAGCTTGGAAAGCAGGTAAAAGCATAAGGAGAGCATTAACCATAGCTGTTGGAGCTGTCGGGGCTTCCTTGATTTTGTCCGTCCTGGCTGATGCTGCCATTGAATGGGCCTTGAAAAACAATCAAGAATGGCTCGCTAACTGGTAATAACTTAACGACTAAGGCTATAAGATCAGAAGAGCTTGTTTTTTACTAGCTTATAATTATCAAGTCTAAATTAGGGTGTGAGTGTTGCTCAGCACTGTACTAAGTGTCAATTGCGATATTGGACCCACCTGACCAAAAGGAAAAAAAGAAAGCGGAGGCGAGCGACACTCCAAATTCATCACCATGAATTGGACAGCGATGACCGTTTCACTGGTGTTTGCAAGCCGCGCCCGAATGCTTGCGTTCCGCTGCATCTTGCCGTTTTTGCTTCTGGTCAGCTTTTCGTCCCTCTTTCGGTGGCCTGCCAAGTTTCGGACCGCTTAGCCGGATCCCACGTTCTTGGCAATACCTACGATTTTCCCGGTTTCGGTAAAGTTTATCTGCAAGAACGGCTTCAGGGTAATAGCCGAACCGCTGTATAAAGGATTCGACGGATGCTTGTAGTGTCTTGGCTTCATTGAAGTTGTCCCATTGCATGTTTTCGATACGGACATAACCATCGATCAAACTGGCAGCAATCTTGGCACCGAATTCCACTTGCGCACCGGCTTTGCCACGGACAATGGGGGGACATGGGGTTGGTCAATATTCACGATGCGGTCTTCAATCCGGTGTTGCCTCTGTTGGTACATTTCCCACTGTTGACGGCACAGCTCTTGGACCACCATCAAACGACGATATTGACGATGGCTCCACACGGTAAGCGGGGTGTCTCAACCATCTGCTTTTCAATGGTTTTGAGGTTTCGCTGCACATAGGACAGTTGCTTTCGAATCGCTTTTCGCGTCGCCTTGCCACGCGATTTTCGTTGCTTGGCCACGCTCAAATAGGCCTTACGAGCTTGGTTGCGATAGGTGCGTGGTTTTTTCTTTAACCCGATGTGGGGTTCATGCAAGGTATCGATGACGTCTCCGTGATCTCGCGGCATGGTTCAGCAAGCCAAGATCTGTCGGATATTTAAAAAATCCTCCTGTAAAGAGGAGGAAGATTCATGGGGTGGAATAAGGAAACACTTGTCCCGCCTGCCTCGGCGAATGCCGAGAGGCTATCTAATTTATAAGAGGTGCTAAGAATGGGGTTATGGTTAAATGAGTTCATTATAATGACAAATATAAAGTATAAATTGTTTTTAAATAAAATTTATTATGTAATTAGAAATTTTGGATTCACATCTGAGAAAAAGGATGTATTCTATAAAGAAATTTATAAATTAATCTTCATAGGTTATGTGTTATGGTTTATTTTTACAACTGCCGTACAAATCATTTTTTTGGACCCTTTATTTTTTGATGCAGCAATATTCATCTCTATATTATTATTTGTTATAGCCATAATGTTTTTAGGAACACAACTGTACTCAGAAGAAGTTAGATCATTTATTAAAAATTGTCCTTTACAACCTGAAGTTAAGGTTAAGTTATTTATCTCCAATGAACTAAGTAGTAGTTTATTCAGTTGGTTTATAGTTCTTCTACTAGCGGTACCTTTAATACTATTTCAATCATTAAAAAACGGAATTGTAGGGTTAAGCTACTTAAGCTACTATTTGTTTATTCTTTTAGTGATTTCATTTATATTTTTCCTTTTTCGCTATCTTCATTTCTTAATATTCTATTTATATAATAAAAACATTCTGAACCCTATAAAGGTTATATTTATAATTTTGTTTTTTTTACTCGCCCCCCCTGTGTTAAGTTATGTTATCCATTTTATTAAATCTTATTATACTAAGGACAATAGGCTGCAATTTTTAAGTAATTTCTTAAGAGAGTTAAATATTAAACATTACATAACTTACTTTTCTCCAAATATTTCCTACACAGTGATTGGAATTATAATAATAATCATAGTAATGTGTATTTGCATACTCTTAACAAAAAGAATACATGTCTATGAAAAAAAATTATATATCCTGAATTATTCATAACCGCGTCTCAAATGTTTTAAAAACCAGTTTCAAGCCTGATTTTTGTAAGTTTTTGGTTTCCCTAGATGTTTTCTCATAATATATTACCTAATCTACTGGAAAAACAGCAGGAAGTCATACGCTAGCTTTCAAAATCGGCTGTAAAAGGGCACACTGATCCTGTGGTTAATGTGAATGCTATGAGATTGACTTTTCTAATATCATCTCATTCAACCAAACCGTGGGAGGTGATGGATGGTTCGTAAAGTCTGCCAATAAGCCTTTTGATACAGACAACTGCTGCACAGTTTAAATGTCAGATATCTGCCTGAACGAACCAGCTTTCCCGCGATCTTAAGCAACTTCAAACGGATGTTGTCGATACGATTTTTGTTCATCGTTCTGGGTAGACACAGTCGACGAAACCAGTTGTTGAAGTTATAGGCGAGCACCATGAGTTGCAGCTTTGTGGCGTTGCTGTAAAACGATGGACTGCTCATCTGATCGAAAGCAAAGCCGTTCTTGGCTTCTTTGATAAAGTTTTCCATCGTGCCACGGTTCGCATAAAGCTTGACGATGTTTTTGGGTGAGAGCCCCATGTTGGTCACGATGAAGGTGTAGGTGAAGAAAAGCTCACCTTCCGGTTTCTCCATCTTGACCACCACACGACGCGGCTTATCCCAAGCACGTGCCTGGTAGTCAAATGATGTGTAAAACACCTTGGCTTCTGTCGTGTTCAGATCAAACTGTTTCCAGAGTTCATCTTCAAATGGCTGTGCTTTTTGTTTCAACACGTTGTTTGCTTTTAAGCGGATCACATAGTGGACATCATGTGTTTCCGCCAATTGATAGAGAGCCGGGATGGCAAAACCGCTGTCCCCGCGTATGCATAGCGTTGCCCATGGACTTTGCTTCCGATATCGCTTGATTTCAGGGCCGACAAAGCGGACGACTTGCCGGGATGTGTACACATGACCAGCGCGCAGTTCTGCTTTGAGACAATCTCCAGTCAGTCCATCAAACATCATCAGGGGATGGTAACCCTGGGCTTGATAATGCGTGTTAAAGGCGGATCCATGCTGTTCACCATAGGTGGCCAAGTTGGTCGAGTCCAGATCCATCATGATGTTTTCCTTGGGTTGGATGATATCGACTCGTTTTTGCATCAGTGAATTGACCGATTGCAACTGCTTCATCGTTTCCTTATCCAATTTCTGATTTAGCCGGGAAATGGTCGGTTGAGAAGCCAGGACTTCTTTACCCAAAATGGTGGTCAACACAGGTTCATGACGTAATTCATCGGCATGATCATCCGCATGATACCCGGCAATGTGCTGATAGATCTTTTGGATGATGACGTCATCGTTAAAATGGATGTGATGACGGTTTGGATCATTCACATTGAGGTGATCCGTGATCGCTTGACTGAGCCCGATTTTTTCATCAAATTCTTTATACAGTAACCAACCGGCATCTGAGGTCAGGTTTCCACCTTCAAAATTGACTTTCACACTTTTGTTGAAATGCATGGTCTGCTCGTTTACACTATGCATAAGGGAGCCTCCTTGGTTTGTATTGGTTTTGGTCACTTTTACAATACCAAAGGTTGGGCTCCATTTCTATTTTTCACCCATTGGGTGAAAAGGTGGAATGCTTTTAATGGCCTGGTATGACGCGCTTTTTGATATTTTAAGTTCAGCTATATGAATAATTCAGGTATATGGATTATAAGAAAATTGCATTATTAAAAATTGATAACAAATGGTTCTATGTATTGAACAACTATTTACGAGAAAACAATTTAATAGATAACAGCTTATTCATTACATACTTTATATTTTTAATTATTTATGAATTTATGGAGGAAATTAGTACTAATACCTACTGGAGTATCTCAGTAATATTGTTGGCTTTCATTATGCTTCCTAATTACATAAATTCAGATTACGATAACAAATTATTATTTTTAAAAAGAAATGGCGTTTCATTGATGCAAAGTACATTTTTTTATTCTACATATCCCTTGCTTCAGCTTTTGATTTGGTTTTCTATATTATACTTGCTCAAAATTTTATTTCTAAATTCAGATGCGATCTCAACTATAATGAGCGGAATTATGTTTTTTATATTCGGGTCTATTATGAACATTTCATGTATTCTGTTCTACAATGCAATTACATACATTTTGGAAAGATACATCGATGTCAGTTTGTTTAAGGATTTGAAACGGTTTTTTATAGCCTTTATTTTAACCCTTGTAATATTTGTTTATCATCTATTTAATGTTCTACTTAAAGAAAATATATTTCTCTCTAATATAATAATATCCATTTTATTAATAGCAATAGCTATGTTATTGAATAAACTGTGTAAATTAAATTAACAACGAGGGGTTATTCCCCTGTAAGAAAAAACCCTCTTGGTATCGTACGGGAATGTAGATTGCGATCGACTAATTCCAAAACCAAGGAGAACTCAAAATATAACCGTAAGGTAACAGGAACCAGAAGACAACTCCCCCAAGATGAATGCGGAAGATGCCTACGTTATCTGCCGATCAAAGAAAAAGGCACGCAAACCAACTTGCAGAAAGGAGTTTACGCCGGAACTAAGTGAAGGCTTGAATTCGCCATCAGCTGTCTAATAATGTACAAATCACCACTGCGTATTGACAACTGACTCAGCTATACCGTCTTTTAAAGACTAGGATGGAAAACTACCGTATACGCCTTTGCCGGATAAAAAAATCAAGCGATGTACGGCTCAAACGATCTTGAACCAGTGGAAAATCGTCGTCCAAAAGGGCCGTTCACGTTGACATCGACAAAAGCTTTTGGAACAAGACGTCAGAACGAGGAAAATACAGAAAATCATTAATTAGTGGAGGGATTAGAGGAAATTGATTGATCTTATTAGTAGAATTATTTTTAGAAATAGCCGAATATTCCTTTTGGCGTTTTTCATATGGTTCACCATAACGGTGTTCCCCTATCTCATAGTTTTATTTAACATCGAATTGGATATACCAGAACAGCTACGATCATTTGACAATTATTTAACTAATGATATTACATGGCATGAAATTTTTATTCATAATTTTATTTCGGCTACAGCTATGATAATTTTGGGTAATTTATCTGGTGGTCTCATTGCTGTTCTTTTATTAGTTTATAATGCATCAATTGTTGCAATTGCTGCATACATAGCGTTTCTCAAAGGGGATTCTATTGGTTATTCTATTATGATTTTTTTACCACATGGTATATTTGAAGTCCCAGCAATTTTTTGTTCTTTTTTACTGGGAATGAGTACTTTTAAAGCTCTAATAAACAAAATTTATTCAGAGGAGGTTATTCCAAATGATTCAACGAAAGATAAAATTGCAATATTGATATTCATGCTGCTTTCCCTTCTGGTAGCTTCAATTATAGAATCAACTGTAACACCAAAATTTTCAGCTGTGTTTATTAATAATTAGAGGCAACGAGTAATTTACCAACAAGAAGGTCACTTTTTGTGTTTTTAAAACAAACATTTGCCATCTTTTATTTTCAGCTTCTTCGCTATGTGAGTATGATACACGCCTATGGCGTATATTTCGCCATTACGTACAGAAGGCGATGGATCAACTTGACCTGTCCAATGTAAGGCGAATCGCGATAGACGAAACCTCCTCCCGCAGAGGCCATCAGTATATCACGCTCTTCGTGACGCCGATCGCGATTGATGTTATTTGCGGCAGAAGGCAAGGGCACAGAAACCTTGCCGGGATCACTTATCCAGTAAAGGTGTGGATGCGGATCAAATTACTGGTCACCAGGTTTTTATTAGCGGTATCCCAGACACTTTTCCAAACGCACAGATCACCTTTGACAGGTTTCATGTGATCAAAATGGTCAATGAGGCTGTCGATAATGTCCACAAAGAAGAGCAAAAGCAGGCGCAAGAGTTACACAAAACCAAATATATTTGGCTTATAACAAGTTAACAAGTGATCAAAAGCAAACATTAGAGCAGTTAAAAGATGGCAAGCTTAAAACGGGACGCGCCTATCGCACGAAACTGGCCCTGCAGGATTTATGGCACGTTAACCAGCTTTTTGCCGACTTCGAATGGTTAGGTTGGGTGGCACGCTCACAATTACAGCCCTTGATGCGTGTTGTTAAAACAATTAAGAAGCATAAAGAAGGCATACGCTGGTTTACGTCCCGTATGACAAATGGGCTTTTAGAAGAGCTCAACAGCCTCATGCAGGTAGCAAAACGAAAGGCGCGTGGTTACCGTAATACCCAAAACCTCATTCACATGGTGTATATGACGGCAAACAAATTGTACATTCAAGCGCGGGCGATGAGTGGCGCATAATGAGCCTTTCCGCTTAGCTGACCAATCTCATAGTCAAAAGGCAAGGGTCAAGCGGTTTTCTTGACGGCTGCTTTTGGCTATGAGAACCTTTTAAAAAGCGGAAAAGCTGTCATAATTTTATACCCACGCGATAGAGAGAAGAGCCTATTTTCACTGATTCATAAAAGCGAAATCGATTAAAAATCTTTTCTAGGAGGATTACATGTATTTAGAAGTTAAGGGTCTGAAGAAAAAATACGAAACATTAGTTTTAAAAAATGTTTCATTTAAATTAGAGTCGGGTAAGGTTTATTCACTACTTGGACAAAATGGCGCTGGCAAAACAACCTTAATGAAAATTCTTTCCGGTATTATAGGATATGATGAGGGAGAGATATTGCATTCGGCAAAAGATTTGAAGAAAATAACGTATTATGTACCGGATAACCCTGTTTTTTTTGAATATTTAACGGGAAGGGAACACCTGACATTCATTTGTAGATTACATCGAATCCAAATTAACAATAAAAAAATGGAGATGTTTTTAGAGGAATACAATTTATCCGATATATCCGATAAATTTGTTGTAGATTATTCCTATGGTATGAGAAATAAGCTTGCTGTTGCGATGGCTATTATTACTTCGCCAAAAATATTGTTGCTCGATGAACCATTAGCATCATTGGATCCCCTTGTATTTAATTCATTTAAAAAACAGTTGATTCAATATTCAAGGAAAAATAATATTGTTGTAGTTTCGACCCACATTCTTTCAATAGCTCATAACATTAGTGATGAGATATTGATCTTAAATAATGGCACCATTGATCAAAAAATTAATGATTTTACTGAAAAAGAATTTAAAGATTATGTATTAAATAATATTTGAACCTAGTTTTCGCAAGTAAATCTCAAAAATCATTCTAAAAAATTGAAAAGGTGCACCAAATCAAGGAAAATGGAAGTTGCATAACAACCAAAATACCTTGAAAGGAGCACCCATAAGGTGAATGATAAACGAAACTTATCCACAAGTAAAGAACTACATGTAGAATTTTCGCTTCCCAACGCCACATTATTTGGCGGGGTATGCT includes the following:
- a CDS encoding ABC transporter ATP-binding protein codes for the protein MYLEVKGLKKKYETLVLKNVSFKLESGKVYSLLGQNGAGKTTLMKILSGIIGYDEGEILHSAKDLKKITYYVPDNPVFFEYLTGREHLTFICRLHRIQINNKKMEMFLEEYNLSDISDKFVVDYSYGMRNKLAVAMAIITSPKILLLDEPLASLDPLVFNSFKKQLIQYSRKNNIVVVSTHILSIAHNISDEILILNNGTIDQKINDFTEKEFKDYVLNNI
- a CDS encoding transposase, producing MEFGAKIAASLIDGYVRIENMQWDNFNEAKTLQASVESFIQRFGYYPEAVLADKLYRNRENRRYCQERGIRLSGPKLGRPPKEGRKADQKQKRQDAAERKHSGAACKHQ
- a CDS encoding stage II sporulation protein M; this encodes MDIPEQLRSFDNYLTNDITWHEIFIHNFISATAMIILGNLSGGLIAVLLLVYNASIVAIAAYIAFLKGDSIGYSIMIFLPHGIFEVPAIFCSFLLGMSTFKALINKIYSEEVIPNDSTKDKIAILIFMLLSLLVASIIESTVTPKFSAVFINN
- a CDS encoding IS1380 family transposase — encoded protein: MHSVNEQTMHFNKSVKVNFEGGNLTSDAGWLLYKEFDEKIGLSQAITDHLNVNDPNRHHIHFNDDVIIQKIYQHIAGYHADDHADELRHEPVLTTILGKEVLASQPTISRLNQKLDKETMKQLQSVNSLMQKRVDIIQPKENIMMDLDSTNLATYGEQHGSAFNTHYQAQGYHPLMMFDGLTGDCLKAELRAGHVYTSRQVVRFVGPEIKRYRKQSPWATLCIRGDSGFAIPALYQLAETHDVHYVIRLKANNVLKQKAQPFEDELWKQFDLNTTEAKVFYTSFDYQARAWDKPRRVVVKMEKPEGELFFTYTFIVTNMGLSPKNIVKLYANRGTMENFIKEAKNGFAFDQMSSPSFYSNATKLQLMVLAYNFNNWFRRLCLPRTMNKNRIDNIRLKLLKIAGKLVRSGRYLTFKLCSSCLYQKAYWQTLRTIHHLPRFG
- a CDS encoding UPF0236 family transposase-like protein, whose translation is MSTERVAEIFSEAASITHQLDRFHVKRSIRRGLSRQPKLIPLLEEAITQQNQDRFKAAIDTALGNAETEGEEKRIEDMRKYLEGHWDLLRDWREVSPNKPENARGMGCMESNQRRLAYRMKRRGMYWSEAGAEAVAKVQQGIANRTLKEAVLTVWPNRPVTKATASGKKSKQTRCDGHSPRKD